The sequence below is a genomic window from Wyeomyia smithii strain HCP4-BCI-WySm-NY-G18 chromosome 1, ASM2978416v1, whole genome shotgun sequence.
ataatcatttttttacacaaATTGAAACCCTTGCGAAAAAGGAACTGTTGAGGCTGTTGTAAAAAACAGTGAATATTAAAATATGGCAGTATTGATGTATTTTCCTTGTGTTTTATTATACATaatttgtgtgtttgtgtgtgtgtctgcgtgtgtgtgtgtgtctgcgtgtgtgtgcgtgtatgtgtgagtaTGTTACGAAACTATTACAATTGTAAGGTGAGTCTGTCTTCCGGTTGCTCTGTATCAGATTTGCACAATCCTACTGCGACTTTCGCTTTTACAATGAGAGGTGGATCAGACAGCAACTCGCCGTTGGCATTGAACACGACGATCTTGGTGTGACGGCTGAGATCGAATTTTCCAAATCGTCGCCCAAAACAAACAAGGGTTGCTCACGCCTTGATCAATGAAATCTTTCACGAtgcatttgtttgttttcgcCAATTCCGATCGATACTGGTTCTCTGCTGCCTCTTCCTCTGCTGCGACCTTGAACAAACAAATTAAATTGAGTGAGAATATAGAGTCCGAAACAAGAGCGCATATCAAACTTACCGAAAGTGACCAGTATTTCGACAACATCGTCTTGATCTCTGACTTCGCACGCGCCGCATACATTGGAGACATTTGGTTTAGCACTACTGCCCATTCTTTCGATGCAGCCAAGTGCGGATTAGTTTTTCCTGCTCCAATCGTTTCCATGATTACGTCGAGCCTCTCCAGTGCTTCGCCCGTAGCCGTTGACATTGACGTTGACTCAACTGTTCTCGCTGGCCGGTTCACGCTTTTGGCGCGTTTTCGTTGTTGGGCTGTTTCACCTCCAGCAAACTTTGACTGTCGGAAGCTTCCCAATGAGCGAACCAACCGGTTTTGAATGacatataaaaatatacaat
It includes:
- the LOC129718264 gene encoding uncharacterized protein LOC129718264, with protein sequence MMSIGDAECRRKWQHLCNNNNKLANSYYNANSGESARGTPNWVHWTAMEFVRQNRASYRTSTELNLVGFPLLSNSIKMSEFYCIFLYVIQNRLVRSLGSFRQSKFAGGETAQQRKRAKSVNRPARTVESTSMSTATGEALERLDVIMETIGAGKTNPHLAASKEWAVVLNQMSPMYAARAKSEIKTMLSKYWSLSVAAEEEAAENQYRSELAKTNKCIVKDFIDQGVSNPCLFWATIWKIRSQPSHQDRRVQCQRRVAV